Sequence from the Streptomyces sp. R33 genome:
CGGGCCGCTGGCCGTCGAGGCCGTGAAGGCCTCGGTCTACGAGACCGCGGAACTGACGGAGACCGAAGGCCTGGCCTCGGAGCTGCTGCGCGGCTGGCCGGTCTTCGACACCGCGGACGCCAAGGAGGGGGCTCGGGCATTCGCGGAGAAGCGGCCTGCGGTGTACCGGCGGGAGTAACCGGTCCTGGCCGTGCGGGGGCCGTGCCCGGCTTGGCCGCGGCCTAGGGGGTGTCGTCAAAGTAGCGTCGTCCGCCCGTGAGGGCGGGGCCGGCGGGGTCTGGTGCGTGTGATCGCAAGGCGGAGGAGGGAGGCGACGCTCGCGTCGTCGACCGACGACAACGCCGCGAGCGCGCGTGCCAGACCCCGCCGGCCAGACGGGACTTTGACGATACCCCTAGGGCCCCTCGCGGATCGAGTGCCGGTGCGGCGCCGCTGCCGGGGCTCGGCCCCCGGACCCCCGCACCTCGGACCCCCGCACCTTGGACCCCCGCACCTTGGACCCCCGCACCTTGGACCCCCGCACCTTGGACCCCCGCACCCCGGACGCCGGCGCCCCGGACGCCGGCGGGGCCGGGGGTGTCCGGCGGGTCTGGACTCTGCCGCTGCCCGGACTTGCACGTGTTGTTGACCGTTTCGAACATCGGAGTGCCGCTCATGACCGCAGCCGCGTCCCCTCCCGAAGTGCTTCGTGCCCCCCTCGTCGTCGAGTTCCCCTTCACCCGGTCCCTCGGGCCCGTCCAGAGCGCCTTCCTCACCGGGCTGCGCGAGCGCGTCGTCCTCGGCGTCAGGACCACCGAGGGCACGGTGATGGTCCCTCCCGTCGAGTACGACCCCGTCACCGCCGAGGAGATCCGCGAGCTCGTCGAGGTCGGCGCCACCGGCACGGTCACCACCTGGGCCTGGAACGGCGCCCCGCGCCCCAACCAGCCCCTGGCGACCCCCTTCGCCTGGGTCCTGGTCCGCCTCGACGGCGCGGACACCGCAATCCTGCACGCGCTCGACGCCGCAGGGCCCGAAGCCGTGCACACCGGCATGCGGGTCCGGATCCGCTGGGCCGAGGAGCGCACCGGGGCCATCACCGACATCGCGTGCTTCGAGCCCCACGACGGCCCGGAAGCAGCTCAGGCGACCGCGCACGACGGGCAGTTCGCCGACGCCGTCACCGGCATCGTCGCCGAGGCCCGCCTCGACTACACCTACAGCCCGGGCCGCTCCCAGACCGCGTACATCAACGCCCTCGCCGAGCACCGGACCGTCGGCGAGCGCTGCCCCTCCTGCCACAAGGTGTACGTGCCGCCGCGCGGCGCCTGCCCCACCTGCGGGGTCGCCACCACCGACCAGGTCGAGGTCGGCCCGGCCGGGACCGTGACCACGTACTGCATCGTCAACATCAAGGCGAAGAACCTGGACATCGAAGTCCCCTACGTCTACGCCCACATCGCCCTCGACGGCGCCGACCTCGCCCTGCACGGCCGGATCGGCGGCATCCCGTACGACCAGGTCCGCATGGGGCTGCGCGTGGAACCCGTCTGGACCGAGGGCGGGCGCCACCCCGACCACTACCGCCCCACCGGCGAGCCGGACGCCGACTACGACGCCTACAAGGAGCTCATCTGATGCCCGCGACGAGCAGGTACGCACGCGACGTCGCCGTCGTCGCCTTCGCGCAGAGCGACCACCGGCGCAGCTCCGACGAACTCAGCGAAGTCGAGATGGTCATGCCGGTCCTGCACCAGGTGCTGGCCCGGACCGGTCTGAAGGCCGGCGAGATCGGCTTCACCTGCTCCGGATCCAGCGACTACCTCGCGGGCCGCGCCTTCTCCTTCACGATGACCCTCGACGGGGTCGGCGCCTGGCCGCCGATCTCCGAGTCGCACGTCGAGATGGACGGCGCCTGGGCCCTCTACGAGGCCTGGGTCAAGATCCAGACGGGCGAGGCCGACACCGCGCTCGTCTACTCGTACGGGAAGTCCTCGCCGGGCTCCGTACGGGACGTCCTGACCCGGCAGCTCGACCCGTACTACCTGGCTCCGCTCTGGCCCGACTCGGTGGCCCTGGCCGCCCTCCAGGCCCAGGCGCTGATCGATGGCGGCGAGACCGACGAGGGCGCCCTCGCCGCAGTCGGCGCCCGCAGCAGGGCTTCGGCGGCCGACAACCCGCACGCCCAGCTCCGCGGCGCCGTCCCGCAGGGCGACTACCAGGTCCGGCCGCTGCGCACGGGCGACTGCCCGCCCATCGGCGACGGTGCGGCCGCCGTCATCCTCGCCGCGGGCGACACCGCGCGGCGGCTGTGCGAGCGGCCCGCCTGGATCACCGGCATCGACCACCGGATCGAGGCCCACGGCCTGGGCCTGCGCGACCTCACCGACTCCCCGTCGACCCGGATCGCCGCCGAGCACGCCGGCGTCTTCGAGCGCCCGGTGGACACGGCCGAGCTGCACGCGCCGTTCTCCTCCCAGGAGGTGGTCCTCCGCAAGGCGCTGCGTCTCGGCGAGGACGTCGTCGTCAACCCGTCCGGCGGGGCGCTCGCCGCCAACCCGGTCATGGCCGCCGGCCTGATCCGGATCGGCGAGGCCGCCGCCCGGATCCACCGCGGCGCGTCCGACCGGGCCGTCGCGCACGCCACCTCCGGCCCCTGCCTCCAGCAGAACCTGGTCGCCGTCCTGGAAGGGGAACCCGCATGACGAGTACGGGAAAGGAGCCGGTCGCCGTCGTCGGCATCGGCCAGACCAAGCACGTCGCCGCCCGCCACGACGTCTCCCTCGCGGGGCTCGTCCGCGAGGCCGCGGCGCGCGCCCTCGCCGACGCGGAGCTGACCTGGGCGGACATCGACGCGGTCGTCATCGGCAAGGCCCCCGACTTCTTCGAGGGCGTGATGATGCCGGAGCTGTACCTGGCCGACGCCCTCGGCGCGGTCGGCAAGCCCATGCTCCGCGTCCACACCGCCGGTTCGGTCGGCGGGTCCACCGCGCTCGTGGCCTCCAACCTGGTCGCGGCGCGGGTCCACCGGACCGTCCTGACCCTCGCGTTCGAGAAGCAGTCCGAGTCCAACGCCATGTGGGGCCTGTCGCTGCCCGTGCCGTTCCAGCAGCCGCTGCTGGCGGGCGCCGGCGGGTTCTTCGCCCCGCACGTGCGCGCGTACATGCGGCGTACGGGCGCGCCCGACTCGGTCGGCTCGCTGGTCGCCTACAAGGACCGCCGCAACGCGCTGAAGAACCCGTACGCGCACCTCCACGAGCACGACATCACCCTGGAGCGGGTCCAGGCCTCGCCGATGCTCTGGGACCCGATCCGGTACTCCGAGACCTGCCCCTCCTCGGACGGGGCCTGCGCGATGGTCCTCACCGACCGGGCGGGCGCGGCCCGTTCGCCGAAGCCGCCGGCCTGGGTGCACGGCGGGGCGATGCGCAGCGAGCCGACGCTCTTCGCGGGCAAGGACTTCGTCTCCCCGCAGGCGGGCAAGGACTGCGCGGCCGACGTCTACCGGCAGGCCGGGATCACCGACCCGCGCCGGGAGATCGACGCGGTGGAGATGTACGTGCCGTTCTCCTGGTACGAGCCGATGTGGCTGGAGAACCTCGGCTTCGCCGAGGAGGGCGAGGGCTGGAAGCTCACCGAGGCCGGGGTCACCGAACTCGACGGCGACCTCCCGGTCAACCCCTCCGGCGGGGTGCTGTCCACCAACCCGATCGGCGCCTCCGGCATGATCCGCTTCGCGGAAGCGGCCCTCCAGGTCCGCGGCCAGGCCGGCGAACACCAGGTTCCGGGCGCCCGCCGGGCCCTGGGCCACGCGTACGGCGGCGGCGCGCAGTTCTTCGCGATGTGGCTGGTGGGGGCGCAGGCCCCCACTTCCTGATCGGAATCGCTCCTCCGGGCGGGTGTGCGGCTGGTGCCGGACCGGCCACGGGTGACTCACCGTGGCCTGTGCGGCACCCGCTGCGATGGTTACTCTGGCCCCCGGACGACGTACCGGGAGGAGCACGCACGTGGCCGAAAGCATGATTTCGCAGCCTCTGGCCGGCTGGGGCAAGCCGGACCTCGACCTCAGCGAGGCGGACTGGCAGTCGAGCAGCCGGGGAGCGGGCGACGTCCAGATCGCCTTCGTCGAGGGGTTCATCGCGATGCGCAACAGCGACCGCCCCGAGAGCCCCTCGCTGATCTTCGCGCCGGACGAGTGGCGCAAGTTCGTCATGAACGCACGGGGCGGGGAGTTCGACCTGACGTAGCCGGTACGGCCGGACGCGGCGCACCACCGGACGCGGACCCGCCCGCGCCGGTGGCGCCGCCGCGAAAATCCGCCTGACGCCGCCGCCCGGACGTGCGAGGGTGGCCGGTATGACGATCAACCGCCGAAAGGGCGATGCCGCGTAGACGGCCCGGCGCGCTGCGCGCCCTGCAGGGACCGTTCGAAGGGCGCCGCCCGCCCGCCTGGGCGCGGGAACTGCCCCCCGTGGACCGGCTGTCGCCGGCCGCGAGCGCCGGCGTTCACTGGGTCCTGTACGAGCAGAGCACGAGCGATACCGATCTCGCGTACCTCTTGGGCCGGTACCGCGGCTTCCTGAACCGGCCCGGCGGCCGGTTGCGGCTGGTCGCCTCGCTGGTGCCGGCCTGCCCCGGCTGCGCGCTCGACGACGTGGCCGAGGTCCGGGACAGGCTGGGCGAGGTCTACCGCAGGCTGCCGCCGCAGGCCCGCACGGCGCTGGGCCGCGTACTGCGCGCCCTGGACGCGGAGTTCCGGCGCCGCACCCTCCCGGATCCGGATCCGCCACCCGGCCACTGGGCCGACTGGATCGAGTACGTCGACGACTGGGCCGAGTGGCGTGGCATCCCGTACGCCTGGTGGCACCGCCGGATCTACGAGCACACCTGACCCGGGCGGTGCCGCGGCGGCTACGGGGCCGTCGGTCCAGCCGGTGTCGGCTTCGGCGGGAAGCGTTCCAGCACCACCCGGGGCCACGCCGCCGCCAGCACCAGCAGCCACACGAGTTGTACGGCCGCGGCCCCCCGGGCCACCGCCCCCGCCACCAGTACGACGGCCAGCGACGGACCCACCAGCAGCAGGACCAGCCGCAGCCCGCGGCCCGAGCCGGCCGCCGCCACCCCCGCGATCGCCAGGTACACCGCGAGGCTCCCGCACAGCAGCCACCGCACCGCCTCCGGAACCGGGCGGTCCGTGTACTCCACCGCGTTGCCGAGCGCCGCCGCCAGCGCCGCCACCGAGCCCGCGACGAAGCAGTGCAGCGGCAGGACCAGCCGTACCGGAAGGACGTCCCACGCCAGCAGCGGCACCCCGTCCGCCCCGTGGCGCAGCGACAGCGACCACAGCAGGAGCAGCAGCAGGAACGCGCCGATGCCGACCCCGTACAGCGCCGCGTCCCACTCCACCTGCGAGGCGGCGGCCACCACCTGGGCGACCGCCTCGCCCAGCACGATCAGCTGGAACAGGCCCAGCCGCTCCCCGAGATGCGGCGCGTCCATCAGCGCCGCCACCGGCTTGGGCGCGGCCCGCCGTCTGCGCGCCGCCTGCTGCGCGTACTGCGCGTCCACCCGGGCGGCCAGCCTCGTGCCGGACACCGAGAACATCACCGCCAGGTCGATGGCCAGCCCCAGCGCCCACAGCGCGTACCGGGCCGTCCCGTCGAACCACATCGACACGATCCACGGGGTCAGCCCCAGCCCCAGCTGCGTGATCGGCAGCTCCGGCACGTACTCCCCGCGCCGCTCCCACGCCTTGCCCGCCAGCGAGCGCACCAGGATGTAGGCCAGCGCGAACGCCCCCGCCCGGTCCTCCCGTACGCCGTGCACCGAGGCCGCCATCACCGCCATGCCGAACATCCCCGCCAGGACCGTCCACGTGCGGGCCTCCTCGCCGCTGACGTTCCCGTACACGGTGAACAGCATCCAGCCCGTCCAGAAGGCCAGGAACATCACCGCGTACAGCGCCACATCGCCGCTGCCGGGGCTGCCGGCCAGCAGGTGCGCCAGCTGGGCGACGCCCGCCACCGCCGTCAGGTCGAAGAACAGCTCCAGCCAGGAGGCGTGCCGTTCGCCCTCCTCAGGCGCCGACCCTGCCGGCGCGGAATCGGTCATAACGGGATGATAGGTAGGGTGGCCCCATGAGCGGCGAGAGCGACCTGAGGAAACTGCTGAGCGGCATGCGCCCCGAGCTGCACGAAGGGCGGTACGTCTTCTGCACCGTCCCCGGAGCCACGGCGCCGCCCTCCGGAACCGCCCCCGTCGCCACCGTCCTGGAAGCCGAGGGGCTCACCGTGGTCCTGCGCCAGCAGGACGCCGACGCCGCCGGGCTCGCCTACGACTACACCGCCGGGTGGATCACCCTGCGCATCCACTCCGCCCTCGACGCCGTCGGCCTCACCGGCGCCTTCGCCGCCGAGCTCGCCGCGCACGGACTCAGCTGCAACGTGATCGCCGGGTACCACCACGACCACCTCTTCGTCCCCGCCGAACGGGCGGCCGAAGCAGTGGCCGTACTGGAGCAACTCGCAACCCGTTCGGCGCAAGAGGGACACCCGTAGAGGCCTGCAACGGCCCCATACCAAAGATTCCGATCTTTCCCGGCAGAGGGCCTTCCCCCACACGTGCGCGGGCGTACGCTGATGCCCCGAACAGGCCTGGGGGGTACCAGCCATGACGGAACGCCGGACCCGCAGACGGCGAAGAATGTTCGAACGCGAGGCGGAACTCGCCACCGTGGACGAAGCCCTGGAGCAGCTCACCGGCTCCGGCGGCGACGGCCGCACGGATGCCGGCGCCGGCCCCGCCGCGGGCGGCACGCTGCTCGCCTTCTCCGGCCCCGCCGGCCTCGGCAAGACCACCCTCCTCGCCGAGGTGCGCCGCCGCGCCCTCGCCCGCAACTTCACCCTGCTGGCCGCCCGCGGCGGCGAACAGGAGCAGAGCCAGCCCTTCCACGTCGCCCGCCAGCTCCTCCAGCCCCAGCTGGCCGACCGCTCCGAGGCGGAACTGCACGCCGCCCTCGGCAGCTGGTACCCCATCGTCGGCCCCGCGCTCGGCCTGTGCGCCCCCGAACAGGGCGCCCCGCCCGACCCCCAGGGCCTGCGCGACGGCCTCGACTGGGTCCTCACCCACCTCACCGTGCAGCGCGCCCCCGTCGCCCTCGTCCTCGACGACGCCCACTGGGCCGACCCCGAATCCCTCTCCTGGCTCGCCGCCTTCGCCCCGCGCGCCGAACACCTCCCACTGCTCCTCGTCGTCGCGTACCGCCCCGAGGAACTGCCCGCGCACGCCGAGGCGTTCCGTACGCTGCCCGGTCGGGCCGGACACCGCCCGTTGGCCCTCGCCCCGCTCACCGAGGCCGCCGTCTCCACCCTGGTCCGCGAGGCCGTCGGCGACCACGCCGACGATGCCTTCTGCCGCGAGGCCTGGGCCGTCACCACCGGCAACCCCTTCGAAGCCGTCGAGCTCACCGCCAAGGTCCGCGACAAGGGCCTCGCCCCCACCTCGGCCAGCGCCCCGCTGCTGCGCGACCTCGCCGCCGCCCAGCGCGGCAGCGGCCTCGTCGCCCGCCTCGAACGCCTCGGCCCCTCCACCGTCCGCTTCGCCTGGGCCTGCGCCGTCCTGGGCACCGCCATCCCGCAGGAGCTCGCCGCCCGGGTCGCCGGCCTCGGCTCCGAGGAGGCCGCGGACGCCACCGGGCGGCTGCGGGAGGCCCGCATCCTGTCCGCCCCCGGCGAAGAGCCCGACGCCGGGCTGGAGTTCGTCCACCCGCTCATCGCCACCGCCCTCTACCGGGCCATCCCCGACGCACTGCGCGTCGCCCTCCACGGACAGGCCGCCGTGGCCGTCGTCGATGCCGGGCTCGGCGCCTCCAACGCCGCCCGCCACCTGCTGGAGACCCACCCCGAGAACGACCCCTGGGTGGTACGGACCCTGCGCGAGGCCGCCGCCGAGAACCTGCGGGCCGGCGCCCCCGAGGCCGCCCGCCGCCAGCTCGCCCGCGCCCTGCGCGAGCCCCCGGGCTTCGACGAGCGCGCGGCCGTGCTGTACGAGCTCGGCTGCGCCTCCCTGCTCACCGAACCCGCGAACACCGTGAACCACCTGCGCGCCGCGCTCGCCGAACCCTTCGACGACCCCGCCCTGCGCCAGGGCATCGTCATCCGGCTCGCCCAGGTCCTCGCCCACAGCGACCGCCTCGCCGAGGCCTCGGACTCGCTCGCGCGGGAGATCCCGCACACCCCGGACGCCCGGACCAGACTGCGCCTGCAGTCCGAGCAGTTCATGTGGGACGCCTTCGACGCCGTCGAGCCCGACTCCCCGGCGCGCTCGCGCCGGCTGGCCCGGCTCGCCGACCGGCTGACCGGCCGCGACCTCACCGAGCGGTACATCATCGGGCTGCGCGCCTGGGACGCCTGCCTGCGCGGCGAACCGGTGGACGTGGTCCTGCACCACGCCGTACGGGCCCTGGGCACGGAGTTCAGCTGGGCCTACGAGGACCGCGGCTTCGAGGTACCGGTGCTCGCCGCCATGGTCCACATGTACGCCGACCGGCCCGGCCGGGCGGAGGAACTGTTCGAGGCCGGCACCGCCGAGTTCGAACGGCAGGGCTGGCGCGGGGCCCACCTGTCCTTCGCGTACAGCCTGCGCGCGTACATCCGCTACCGGCGAGGGCGCCTCGCGGAGGCCGAGGAACTGGCCCGGGCCGGGCTGCAGCTCGCCGAGCGCGTGGGGCGCGGTACGCCCGTGCACTGGTACAGCATCGCGATCCTCGCCACGACCCTGCTCGCGCGGGGACGGGTGGACGAGGCCTGGGAGCTGGCGCGGGAGCACGCGTTCGGCGAGTCCGTCCCGGCAGCCGTGGTCTTCCCCGACCCGCAGACCGTGTACGCCGAACTGCTGCTCGCCCGCGGCCAGACGAAGGCGGCGGC
This genomic interval carries:
- a CDS encoding Zn-ribbon domain-containing OB-fold protein; the encoded protein is MTAAASPPEVLRAPLVVEFPFTRSLGPVQSAFLTGLRERVVLGVRTTEGTVMVPPVEYDPVTAEEIRELVEVGATGTVTTWAWNGAPRPNQPLATPFAWVLVRLDGADTAILHALDAAGPEAVHTGMRVRIRWAEERTGAITDIACFEPHDGPEAAQATAHDGQFADAVTGIVAEARLDYTYSPGRSQTAYINALAEHRTVGERCPSCHKVYVPPRGACPTCGVATTDQVEVGPAGTVTTYCIVNIKAKNLDIEVPYVYAHIALDGADLALHGRIGGIPYDQVRMGLRVEPVWTEGGRHPDHYRPTGEPDADYDAYKELI
- a CDS encoding thiolase domain-containing protein; its protein translation is MPATSRYARDVAVVAFAQSDHRRSSDELSEVEMVMPVLHQVLARTGLKAGEIGFTCSGSSDYLAGRAFSFTMTLDGVGAWPPISESHVEMDGAWALYEAWVKIQTGEADTALVYSYGKSSPGSVRDVLTRQLDPYYLAPLWPDSVALAALQAQALIDGGETDEGALAAVGARSRASAADNPHAQLRGAVPQGDYQVRPLRTGDCPPIGDGAAAVILAAGDTARRLCERPAWITGIDHRIEAHGLGLRDLTDSPSTRIAAEHAGVFERPVDTAELHAPFSSQEVVLRKALRLGEDVVVNPSGGALAANPVMAAGLIRIGEAAARIHRGASDRAVAHATSGPCLQQNLVAVLEGEPA
- a CDS encoding thiolase domain-containing protein, producing the protein MTSTGKEPVAVVGIGQTKHVAARHDVSLAGLVREAAARALADAELTWADIDAVVIGKAPDFFEGVMMPELYLADALGAVGKPMLRVHTAGSVGGSTALVASNLVAARVHRTVLTLAFEKQSESNAMWGLSLPVPFQQPLLAGAGGFFAPHVRAYMRRTGAPDSVGSLVAYKDRRNALKNPYAHLHEHDITLERVQASPMLWDPIRYSETCPSSDGACAMVLTDRAGAARSPKPPAWVHGGAMRSEPTLFAGKDFVSPQAGKDCAADVYRQAGITDPRREIDAVEMYVPFSWYEPMWLENLGFAEEGEGWKLTEAGVTELDGDLPVNPSGGVLSTNPIGASGMIRFAEAALQVRGQAGEHQVPGARRALGHAYGGGAQFFAMWLVGAQAPTS
- a CDS encoding DUF397 domain-containing protein: MAESMISQPLAGWGKPDLDLSEADWQSSSRGAGDVQIAFVEGFIAMRNSDRPESPSLIFAPDEWRKFVMNARGGEFDLT
- a CDS encoding low temperature requirement protein A is translated as MTDSAPAGSAPEEGERHASWLELFFDLTAVAGVAQLAHLLAGSPGSGDVALYAVMFLAFWTGWMLFTVYGNVSGEEARTWTVLAGMFGMAVMAASVHGVREDRAGAFALAYILVRSLAGKAWERRGEYVPELPITQLGLGLTPWIVSMWFDGTARYALWALGLAIDLAVMFSVSGTRLAARVDAQYAQQAARRRRAAPKPVAALMDAPHLGERLGLFQLIVLGEAVAQVVAAASQVEWDAALYGVGIGAFLLLLLLWSLSLRHGADGVPLLAWDVLPVRLVLPLHCFVAGSVAALAAALGNAVEYTDRPVPEAVRWLLCGSLAVYLAIAGVAAAGSGRGLRLVLLLVGPSLAVVLVAGAVARGAAAVQLVWLLVLAAAWPRVVLERFPPKPTPAGPTAP
- a CDS encoding ACT domain-containing protein, with the protein product MSGESDLRKLLSGMRPELHEGRYVFCTVPGATAPPSGTAPVATVLEAEGLTVVLRQQDADAAGLAYDYTAGWITLRIHSALDAVGLTGAFAAELAAHGLSCNVIAGYHHDHLFVPAERAAEAVAVLEQLATRSAQEGHP
- a CDS encoding AAA family ATPase; the protein is MFEREAELATVDEALEQLTGSGGDGRTDAGAGPAAGGTLLAFSGPAGLGKTTLLAEVRRRALARNFTLLAARGGEQEQSQPFHVARQLLQPQLADRSEAELHAALGSWYPIVGPALGLCAPEQGAPPDPQGLRDGLDWVLTHLTVQRAPVALVLDDAHWADPESLSWLAAFAPRAEHLPLLLVVAYRPEELPAHAEAFRTLPGRAGHRPLALAPLTEAAVSTLVREAVGDHADDAFCREAWAVTTGNPFEAVELTAKVRDKGLAPTSASAPLLRDLAAAQRGSGLVARLERLGPSTVRFAWACAVLGTAIPQELAARVAGLGSEEAADATGRLREARILSAPGEEPDAGLEFVHPLIATALYRAIPDALRVALHGQAAVAVVDAGLGASNAARHLLETHPENDPWVVRTLREAAAENLRAGAPEAARRQLARALREPPGFDERAAVLYELGCASLLTEPANTVNHLRAALAEPFDDPALRQGIVIRLAQVLAHSDRLAEASDSLAREIPHTPDARTRLRLQSEQFMWDAFDAVEPDSPARSRRLARLADRLTGRDLTERYIIGLRAWDACLRGEPVDVVLHHAVRALGTEFSWAYEDRGFEVPVLAAMVHMYADRPGRAEELFEAGTAEFERQGWRGAHLSFAYSLRAYIRYRRGRLAEAEELARAGLQLAERVGRGTPVHWYSIAILATTLLARGRVDEAWELAREHAFGESVPAAVVFPDPQTVYAELLLARGQTKAAAAELEAVDRRLSPRGIQNPSWCPWLLHLARAVASQDPARARALAADAVRRARAFGAPSGVGQALRVAAEVAAPGERVGLLTEAVELLSASPAGFELACALAALGTELGDAELLARALATALECGADGLVARLGGAAQGGAETGAAATGGAVREDGLTDEEFRAAELSVRDDPAARGRDLSPVYRKLGTDRSGLAEALEAFARSAR